A genomic region of Oryza glaberrima chromosome 1, OglaRS2, whole genome shotgun sequence contains the following coding sequences:
- the LOC127760396 gene encoding uncharacterized protein LOC127760396 isoform X1, with the protein MADLGGRSPARLTPRPPRRARHRPQGAWQAQAFGQEVAGDGEVNGGGGGMFNVVPGLDGKPGSVSLELGSKPGCFLVAGASTKVQLSILEETGDGEVNGGGGGMGTDAELISAGRRSQGHSRRSRPTVAREERGERVEEREMGRE; encoded by the exons ATGGCGGATTTGGGCGGGAGGTCGCCGGCCCGACTCACTCCCCGCCCTCCACGACGCGCTCGCCACCGCCCACAAGGAGCGTGGCAAGCTCAGGCCTTTGGgcaggaggtcgccggcgacggcgaggtcaatggaggaggcggtggcatgTTCAACGTCGTGCCGGGGCTCGATGGGAAGCCCGGCTCCGTCTCGCTCGAGCTCGGGAGCAAGCCTGGGTGCTTCTTGGTCGCCGGCGCCAGCACGAAGGTGCAG TTGAGTATACTGGAGgagaccggcgacggcgaggtcaatggaggaggcggtggcatgGGCACCGACGCCGAGCTCATCTCCGCCGGGCGCCGCAGCCAGGGCCACAGCCGCCGGAGCCGTCCCACCGTCgctagagaggagaggggagagagagttgaagagagggagatggggagagaatga
- the LOC127760395 gene encoding protoporphyrinogen oxidase, chloroplastic, with protein sequence MAAAAAAMATATSATAAPPLRIRDAARRNRRRGHVRCAVASGAAEAPAAPGARVSADCVVVGGGISGLCTAQALATKHGVGDVLVTEARARPGGNITTAERAGEGYLWEEGPNSFQPSDPVLTMAVDSGLKDDLVFGDPNAPRFVLWEGKLRPVPSKPGDLPFFDLMSIPGKLRAGLGALGVRPPPPGREESVEDFVRRNLGAEVFERLIEPFCSGVYAGDPSKLSMKAAFGKVWRLEDTGGSIIGGTIKTIQERGKNPKPPRDPRLPTPKGQTVASFRKGLTMLPDAITSRLGSKVKLSWKLTSITKSDNKGYALVYETPEGVVSVQAKTVVMTIPSYVASDILRPLSSDAADALSIFYYPPVAAVTVSYPKEAIRKECLIDGELQGFGQLHPRSQRVETLGTIYSSSLFPNRAPAGRVLLLNYIGGSTNTGIVSKTESELVEAVDRDLRKMLINPRAVDPLVLGVRVWPQAIPQFLIGHLDHLEAAKSALGKGGYDGLFLGGNYVAGVALGRCVEGAYESASQISDYLTKYAYK encoded by the exons atggccgccgccgccgcagccatggccaccgccacctccgccacggcagcgccgccgctccgcatTCGCGACGCCGCGAGGAGGAACCGCCGACGCGGCCACGTTCGCTGCGCCGTCGCCAGCGGCGCGGCCGAGGCGCCCGCGGCGCCCGGGGCGCGGGTGTCGGCGGACTGCgtcgtggtgggcggcggcatcAGCGGGCTCTGCACCGCGCAGGCGCTGGCCACAAagcacggcgtcggcgacgtGCTCGTCACGGAGGCCCGCGCCCGCCCCGGCGGCAACATCACCACCGccgagcgcgccggcgagggcTACCTCTGGGAGGAGGGGCCCAACAGCTTTCAGCCTTCCGACCCCGTCCTCACCATGGCC GTGGACAGCGGGCTCAAGGACGATCTCGTGTTCGGGGACCCCAACGCGCCGCGGTTCGTGCTGTGGGAGGGGAAGCTAAGGCCGGTGCCGTCCAAGCCCGGCGACCTGCCGTTCTTCGACCTCATGAGCATCCCCGGCAAGCTCAGGGCCGGCCTTGGCGCGCTCGGCGTTCGACCGCCACCTCCA GGGCGTGAGGAGTCGGTGGAGGACTTCGTGCGGCGCAACCTCGGCGCGGAGGTCTTTGAGCGCCTCATTGAGCCTTTCTGCTCAG GTGTGTATGCTGGTGATCCTTCAAAGCTCAGTATGAAGGCTGCATTTGGGAAGGTGTGGAGGCTGGAGGATACTGGAGGTAGCATTATTGGTGGAACCATCAAAACAATCCAGGAGAGGGGGAAAAACCccaaaccgccgagggatcc CCGCCTTCCAACGCCAAAGGGGCAGACAGTTGCATCTTTCAGGAAGGGTCTGACTATGCTCCCGGATGCTATTACATCTAG GTTGGGTAGCAAAGTCAAACTTTCATGGAAGTTGACAAGCATTACAAAGTCAGACAACAAAGGATATGCATTAGTGTATGAAACACCAGAAGGGGTGGTCTCGGTGCAAGCTAAAACTGTTGTCATGACCATCCCATCATATGTTGCTAGTGATATCTTGCGGCCACTTTCA AGTGATGCAGCAGATGCTCTGTCAATATTCTATTATCCACCAGTTGCTGCTGTAACTGTTTCATATCCAAAAGAAGCAATTAGAAAAGAATGCTTAATTGACGGAGAGCTCCAGGGTTTCGGCCAGCTGCATCCGCGTAGTCAGAGAGTTGAGACTTTAG GAACAATATATAGCTCATCACTCTTTCCAAATCGTGCTCCAGCTGGAAGGGTGTTACTTCTGAACTACATAGGAGGTTCTACAAATACAGGGATTGTTTCCAAG ACTGAAAGTGAGCTGGTAGAAGCAGTTGACCGTGACCTCAGGAAGATGCTGATAAATCCTAGAGCAGTGGACCCTTTGGTCCTTGGCGTCCGGGTATGGCCACAAGCCATACCACAGTTCCTCATTGGCCATCTTGATCATCTTGAGGCTGCAAAATCTGCCCTGGGCAAAGGTGGTTATGATGGATTGTTCCTCGGAGGGAACTATGTTGCAGGAGTTGCCCTGGGCCGATGCGTTGAAGGTGCATATGAGAGTGCCTCACAAATATCTGACTACTTGACCAAGTACGCCTACAAGTGA
- the LOC127760396 gene encoding uncharacterized protein LOC127760396 isoform X2, whose translation MADLGGRSPARLTPRPPRRARHRPQGAWQAQAFGQEVAGDGEVNGGGGGMFNVVPGLDGKPGSVSLELGSKPGCFLVAGASTKLSILEETGDGEVNGGGGGMGTDAELISAGRRSQGHSRRSRPTVAREERGERVEEREMGRE comes from the exons ATGGCGGATTTGGGCGGGAGGTCGCCGGCCCGACTCACTCCCCGCCCTCCACGACGCGCTCGCCACCGCCCACAAGGAGCGTGGCAAGCTCAGGCCTTTGGgcaggaggtcgccggcgacggcgaggtcaatggaggaggcggtggcatgTTCAACGTCGTGCCGGGGCTCGATGGGAAGCCCGGCTCCGTCTCGCTCGAGCTCGGGAGCAAGCCTGGGTGCTTCTTGGTCGCCGGCGCCAGCACGAAG TTGAGTATACTGGAGgagaccggcgacggcgaggtcaatggaggaggcggtggcatgGGCACCGACGCCGAGCTCATCTCCGCCGGGCGCCGCAGCCAGGGCCACAGCCGCCGGAGCCGTCCCACCGTCgctagagaggagaggggagagagagttgaagagagggagatggggagagaatga